DNA sequence from the Vicia villosa cultivar HV-30 ecotype Madison, WI linkage group LG3, Vvil1.0, whole genome shotgun sequence genome:
atcctccatcttgaaggcttcatacttctggattaatgcaagagcttttgtctccttgacttgagcatttccttcatgagtcattttcaaggactcatatatgtcataggccgtttccctgttagatatcttctcatactcagcatgagagatagcattcagcaaaacagttctacatttatgatgatttctgaaaagcttcttttggtcatcattcatttcttgccttgacagcttcacgcctctggcatttactggatgtttgtaaccatccatcagaagatcccatagatcaccatctagacccagaaagtaactctccagtttatctttccagtattcaaagttttcaccatcaaataccggcggtctagtataaccattgttaccgttgtattgctcagcagagccagatgtagatgcaggtgtaggtatagtcctttcactttcatcaaccatcttttaaatgaagcgtttttctcttcctgaatcttttctaaacacggttaagtgcttgcaccttagaaccggcgctctgatgccaattgaaggatagaaaaacacttagaaaggggggggattgaataagtgtgacttaaaatcttgagcgataaaaataaaatgcacaattatttttatcctggttcgctgttaacgaagctactccagtccacccccgcagagatgatttacctcaactgaggatttaatccactaatcgcacggattacaatggttttccacttagccgcaactaagtcttccagagtcttctgatcacaacctgatcactccaggaacaactgcttagttcactcctaagacttttctagagtctactgatcaacacgatcactctaggcttagttcactcctaagactttctgctcagccaactgccaagacttcctgctcagccaactgccaagacttcctgctcagctaactgctaagacttcctagagtatactgatcaactgatcactctagttccttacaacttaatgtaatcaattcaagagtttacaactgcttcttaaaagcgataatcacaactgtgatatttctcttacaatttaagcttaatctcactaagatattacaacagcaatgtagtgagcttttgatgaagatgaagattctgagtttagatttgaacagcgtttcagcaagtttgatatgagttgttttggtgcagaatcgttaaccttgcttctcatcagaacttcatatttataggcgttgagaagatgaccgttgaatgcatttaatgctttgcgtgttccgtacagctttgcatttaatgttatacgcttttgtcaactacctcgagccttgttcacgctgtgtctactgacgtagcctttagtagctttaacgttccttttgtcagtcagcgtagtctgccacgtgtacttccttctgatctgatgtttgtgaatacgacgtttgaatatcatcagagtcaaacagcttggtgcacagcatcttctgatcttctgaccttgaagtgcttctgagcgtgataccatcttctgatcttcagtgcttctgatctcatgttcttctgatgcttccatagacccatgttctgattctgcttcgaccatcttctgatgtcttgccagaccatgttctgatgttgcatgctgaaccatttgagacacatcttctgagcgctgaattatgcgtactctttatatatatttcctgaaagggaaattgcattggattagagtaccatattatcttaagcaaaattcatattattgttatcatcaaaactaagataattgataagaacaaatcttgttctaacagtaacaCGTAAACTTCTTCTTGCAACGGACCATTCAAAAAAGCTGACTTTACATCTAAATGTATCAGAGCCCAATTTCTATTTGCAACTATAGCAATCatcagtctgattgtttcatgtctaacTACAGGTACAAACACGTCAAAGTAGTCTAAACCAAATTTCTATATAAATCCTCAAGCTACCAACGTTGCTTTATGCTTGGCAATAGAACCATCTAGCTTCAGCTTTATCTTGAAAACCCATCTCACACTGATGGCTTTCTTGTTCTTTGGTAAAACACTCAATTCACATGTCTTGTTTATTTTGATTGCCTCAAGTTCTTTTTCCATGGCGTTTATCCACACCTTCTTCTTGAAAGCCTCATTGATGTTGATAGGTTCAAAATCCACCATCATGGCACATTGTATGACTTCTCCTTCAGAGACAATCTCAGGGTCGTGTAGCAACTCCAAGTATGCAAATCTATTTGGTATCTGTTTGATTCTTTATGGCCTTTGGAAGTGTGCAAGTTCACCTTCAGAGGCTGCGCCACCTTCATAAGCTCTACCTTAAGAGGATTGACCACCTTCAGAAGTTCCACCTAAGCATCACAAACCTCAAGAGGTAAAATTACATTCCTTTTGGACTTGTTCTTAATACAAGCATGAAATAAATCACAGTTAGCATCACCCTTCTTAAGCCACTTGACTCTAAATCTCTAAAAAAAAGCCGGAGATCTTTATTTCGAAGCAATGACCAGAGATCTGAGACAACTTTCTTCCTAAAGTCAATCTCCTCCATGATACACTACAACATTTTTGACTTTAGGCTACGGAAAAATAGGCAACGGCTAAAAAACCGTAGCATAAGATATAATAGACTACACTTTTATACGTGTTGAAGAGTTTCTATACAACACCTGGAAAACCGTCCCTTATTTACTTTACACTACGGTTTTGGAAACGCGGGTACAATGTAACCGTAGTCTATTAGTCATAAACGACGGTTAGTGAAACGTGGATGAATATAACCGTCGCTTTTTTGTTTTATGCCACGGTTATGAAGTGTGGCCGTATATTTTACAAAAGCCAACAAACTAGAAGCGCGGCCTAATTATAACTTAATTTATTCTTATATTCAGCGTCTTGTAAAATGATCAGCATATAGAGATCGAACCCATGTCCTTGaccttttatttatttgtgtTATATTAATTTAAAGTGATTTTTATAAACATGGAAAAAATAATTTAGTCAAAATGTTTAGTATGGGATTCGAACCCCCATTTTTAATTTCACTAACAAAGTTTGCTGCCACTGCACCATGTTTAATcatcttgtaatattttgaacctcaaacaaatatatatttatatttatttatttattgtgttttattttcataaaactttCTTAAGAACAATCGTGAAACATTTAGAACCCTAATTACATTATGTTTCCCAGAGTTGAGTAGCGCCGTTTCCTCTCCCTACGAATTTCGCCGCCCACTCTCACGCCGGTCACCCCACGCTCACGCCGGCCACCCCACGCTCTCACGCACTATCTCACACAACTCGCTTACCCACTCTCTCACGCCGACCACCCCGCGCCTTTCGCCGCTCCGGTTGTATCATCTGTTGCAAATACATCTCAAGAGTAAGTTTCTCATTCTAATTCTCATGTTCATAATCTTTCTCTTGAAGAGGCCTCTGACCACCATACTTTTTTGTTCGTCAATTTCATTTGCTTCTCTGTTTTGACTGGTTGTTTTTATTTGTGAAATAGAAATTGTTGGAGTAGGACCACCGCCTCAGACTCCCTCAAATTATCGTGCCGTATTTTTCTccaagggtgagtctcattcttcCGGAAAATATTCAGATATGTAAATTATGTTTATGCTACATCTTTATTTCCATTTGCAATAGAAATGCGGTTAGAACCTAATTCCAGAATATGTAAGGGAAGTTAGGGATTTTCCATTTAAATTGAAGGTTGAATGACATATAGTCTTTTAGAATTTGTTTTCATATTTCATTACAAGAAATAAAACTGAAAAATAAGCAGACAGTAGACACAGTAGTATACATGCTATTAGTAACTTTCAAATGCTTAGTCTACCATTTTTTCTAATTCTGGTGTTACTGAAAATTAGTCTTTATTACTATATCATCTTTTGCTTTTGTTTCTTCCAATTTTGTTTAGTCTTTGTAAATTTATTTCATGTTAAAATTGGTTTCTATAATTAATATTCATTAGTTTCTATAACTTTAGTTTGATATCCTATGGTTTGTACCATTTGggtattcaaaaattgtataacTTTTTCTGAAAAGACATCTAAAGCTAAGGAATTAGAAGATATAagattattttctcttctttgaAGTAGCTCTTTGGTAAGAATATTGATTACTCCTACATTTTCTACAACTAGTTAGTGGAATCTCTCCTATGTTAAGTGAATAAAAACTCGAGGATATAAAGCCTTAATAGTAAAACGTGAACTTGTGAAACTTTGTTGAACAACTGTGTGGAAAAGGTCTCATTCTTTTTTGTTTCTTATTACTTATGTAGGCCATGTTCCTTTAATCATATCTAGTGATGTATTAGTttgattattttataattttgttgattttgtttataGCTATATATGGTGTTAACTATGTTTGTTTGCTACTTTAATATCTTCTGTCAATTGTTCACAAGTGACTCcttgtctttttattttttattttttatattcatttatcgaatttgatttttattattattataaggtTTTTATAGGTAATATCAGTTTTTTTTACTAATGACAATTTAGGTGAAAGGATATTAACATGATAGAATTAAGACCAAGCTTTTTGTAGGTagtattagtttttttttctttctattaatGAAAATTTAGATGAATGGGTATTAACTAGATAAAATTAAGACCATATTCAAAATTTGTAGCTTAATATTTAATGtctaatttatttgtttaaattttgtATTCTGTTCCAATTAAGTTTTGATAAGTGTGTGACTTTTAATTACTACAAATATTATATTATTGACTTAAATTTACTTTTAGTCCCctagtttaattttaaatttgtaatGTTTTCATTATCTGtgctattttaaaaattatcccATAAAGGTTGTTGTTATGAAGAGCACTGCAGCAGATACATTAACATTGTAATTATATAGGAAATTATTGATAGTATGTATCGAATAATTAATAGAAAAGATATATgcaatcaaaattttgaaaacacATACAGAACTTTCAGACGATCTAACTTCCTAAGGGAAGGTGATAAAGACCCACTTAACTTATGGTGTGATAGAATCCTACAATATAACCAATGAAAGATAAGTTAGATTAGAATTCTTGATATAATTGTCAGCAAGTCTCCTCCTGTTATATCTTGATATAAAGAATTTTTCTAAAGTATCATGCATGTGCAATATTTCAACTTACAAGGATACATATAGAAAAAAGTTCTATCCTATCCTGCATTAATGAAAACGCTAGTCCAACACAAAACCCATAATAGAAAAGAGGGAAACACTAAATATGAACTCTGTTAGAATATTATTAAACCATCAAACTAGAACAATGAAAAAATTAGAAGCAAAATTTAAACGGGGTGCTCATACGTAGGTAATATAGTGGAGCTATAATAGTATGAATTTCTAAAACAACAATCTtttcaaatataaaataattatttttgcaTACCGAGGTTTGGTTTAAGCCTAGGAGATTAACTTTTTATAACATGACAAATTAAAGTTTGGAATCCTAAGAGATATATACATTTTGTATTGAAGAGAGATTTCAATTTGGATTATCTTGAACTTAAGAGATAAGGAAAAATACATATTGTATTAAACTAAAATTAGTTTTTGTATCTCGTTTTTAAATAAttctttcatttaatttttatctcAGAGATTATTTTAAAGGGGAATATAATGGACATTAGCTTGAAATAATTTAATTAGAGAATTGATGTTTCTTCTTCTGATTTCAATTTTAGGTACAATTAGTGTTTGTGTTGGTGCTCGCCTCACCCAACCTTTAGTTCGTGTTTTATTAAAGATTCAATCTGCTACTCCGTGTTAATTGGTAAGTAATTTTTTTATGTGTTAATAGTGATATTAAGTTGTTAGTTATATAATATGTTAATACTGTGTTAGTTGATAGATAATTTAATTTATGTGTTAATATTATGTTAGTTGGTAAATAATAGTGTAttatacttattattattattattattattattattattattattattattattaatattattatccttATTATGTGTTTATACATTTATTGATGGATggttaaaatatcataattaaattagatTAAAGGGATGGACAAAGCATGGACTAAACTCCCAAGACATTGGAAGAAGTATAGAAAAGGTGTTAGGTCTTTTTTAGATTTTGCCTATACCAAAGGAAGACCTCAAGGACTTGAAATTTCTTATCCTTGTGCTCATTGTGCGAATGGTAAATGGGAAAAAAGACATGTGGTTCGCGATCATTTAATAGCTGCAGGTTTTGTAGAAGGATATGATGTTTGGGTAAACCATGGAGAGGATATAGCATCACCTATGAAAATTTACAGGGGCACAACAGAGCAAGAGAATTCACTTGATGATATTGGGGGATTATTGTACGACACATTTAGAAATGTGGTTGAAGCAGAGGAAAGTAGTGAAGCTCCCAATGAGGATGCGGGAAAGTTCTACAAATTGATTAATGAGGCAAAACAAGAGCTATACCCCGGATGTGAAAGCTTCTCTACTCTATCGTTCATAATTCGACTTTACTTGTTGAAGTGTCTGCATGGATGGAGCAATGCGTCATTCACTTCCCTTTTAGAATTACTGAAAGAAGCGATTCCAGAATTAAACATTCCTGaatcttttaacaaaacaaagGCGATGATTAGTGATTTAGGTCTCGATTACAAAAAAATTCATGCATGTCCAAATGATTGCATGTTATATTGGAAAGAACATGAGAATGATAACTCTTGCAATATTTGTAAGGCTTCACGATGGAAGGAGTTTCCTCAAGTAGATAGTGAGTCTACTGAGCATGCAAAATATGATCATAAAGTCCCTGCTAAGGTCTTAAGACATTTTCCATTGATTCCACGATTTCAAAGGATATTTATGTGTTCAAAGACGGCAAAGGAAATGAGGTGGCATGAAGAAGAACGCTCGAAGGATGGAAAATTAAGGCATTTCAATCTATTGAAAATTCAGTTGAAGCTGGAACACAAACATTTCAATCACTGTTTGGAAAAGAAAAGCCCGGTAGAGTGAGATGTTATGGAAGAACGGTCACACCATCATTGctgaaaaaaaatgaagaaatttcTTTAATGAAAAAGCAATATGATGGTAAAATTTCTGACATGACACAAAAGATGGGAGCAATGGAGGCACTTTtgaaaagcatgtatatgcaacAAAATCCACATTTAACTGAAGAGGAAGTAGATGATAAGATGAGAGAAGTTTTGCACAATGATAATGTTCCAACACCACGCTCATCGACATCAACCTATGCTCCCGTTCATCAAAAGGTACTACGATTGATATTAATTAAAAtcaccatttattttattaaaatcagCATTTATACTTTGAAATGCTTACATATTTGTGGTTAATGATGTTTAAATTTGTGATTAATTATGTTCAATGCATGCTTAGTAAATTATTGCACTTTGAATAGAAATAAATTTACTTCTTTGGCTTTAAAAAGGTGATTTTTTTAGTGTTAATTTTTAAGTTGAAAGGGTGTTATGTTATAGTAATGAAGAGAGGGAGAGAAAGTAGAGGGAGAAACATGCTGACAAATAAATGTGAAAGAAGCTTTTCCTTGACGCAAAGAAAATGACCAAATTAGCAATAATTAGAATGTGAAAGATAACAATATTTCTAAAAAGGTATTGTTATATGAAATGTTTGAGTTGTTGCTGCATGGAAGTGAAACAGTAACAATAAAAGAGTCTTGTATTAGGACCTCATACAGATTCAATATATCTATAACGGTTATATTATTTTGATACAATGGACATAATAGACAATGCTAACATAGTTAGAAccatacatatttatatatatttgaaaataatttacaaACTTATAATGGATATATAATGGACATCATCATGGCTATACTTTGAAATACTTACATATTTATGGTTAATGATGTTTGATTAATGATGTTCAATGCATGCTTAGTAAATTATTGCACTTTGAATAGAAATAAATTTGCTTCTTTGGCTTTAAAAAGGTGATTTTTTTAgtgtttatattaatatttaaaaaaaatttctttaaatttATAGGTTACAAATGAAGATGATCCTCAAGATGAACAAGATGAAGATCTCCTTGATGATGAAGATCTCCTAGATGATGAAGATCTTCTAGATGGTGAAGATCTCCAAGATGATGACGATCTTCAATATTATCAAGATGACGATTTTCAATATGATCAAGATGATGATCTTCAATATGATGAAGACCGTCATTGATTCAAACATggataattattttttgttttatggaGTTACATAAGCCAACTAATTAGTTTATTACATTTCAAAGAGTttgggtttatt
Encoded proteins:
- the LOC131657956 gene encoding uncharacterized protein LOC131657956, producing MDKAWTKLPRHWKKYRKGVRSFLDFAYTKGRPQGLEISYPCAHCANGKWEKRHVVRDHLIAAGFVEGYDVWVNHGEDIASPMKIYRGTTEQENSLDDIGGLLYDTFRNVVEAEESSEAPNEDAGKFYKLINEAKQELYPGCESFSTLSFIIRLYLLKCLHGWSNASFTSLLELLKEAIPELNIPESFNKTKAMISDLGLDYKKIHACPNDCMLYWKEHENDNSCNICKASRWKEFPQVDSESTEHAKYDHKVPAKVLRHFPLIPRFQRIFMCSKTAKEMRWHEEERSKDGKLRHFNLLKIQLKLEHKHFNHCLEKKSPVE